One genomic window of Polyangium aurulentum includes the following:
- a CDS encoding HAD family hydrolase: MQPTVLLFDIDGTLINAGGAGRRSMERAFERVTGRADACSHFTFDGMTDRAIVRAGLRAIDRPSDEPHIDEVIDAYLAALAVEIVESPGYTTHPGVHEVLVHCERSGCAMGLGTGNVREGARIKLGRSGLFDRFAFGGFGCDHEDRAELIRVGAERGAERLGCAPGECRVVVIGDTPKDVAAAIAIGAESLAVATGRYDVGALAASGATAVFERLDEPGALAMLFSRG, translated from the coding sequence GTGCAGCCTACCGTTCTGCTCTTCGACATCGACGGCACCCTCATCAACGCCGGCGGCGCTGGCCGGCGCTCCATGGAGCGCGCGTTCGAGCGCGTCACCGGCCGGGCCGACGCCTGCTCTCACTTCACCTTCGACGGCATGACCGACCGCGCCATCGTGCGCGCCGGGCTCCGGGCCATCGACCGCCCGAGCGACGAGCCGCACATCGACGAGGTCATCGACGCCTACCTCGCCGCGCTCGCCGTCGAGATCGTCGAGTCCCCCGGCTACACCACGCATCCGGGCGTCCACGAGGTGCTCGTGCACTGCGAGCGGTCGGGGTGCGCGATGGGCCTCGGCACGGGCAACGTCCGCGAGGGTGCGCGCATCAAGCTCGGGCGCTCGGGGCTCTTCGATCGCTTCGCGTTCGGCGGCTTCGGCTGCGACCACGAGGACCGGGCCGAGCTCATCCGCGTGGGGGCCGAGCGCGGGGCCGAGCGCCTCGGCTGCGCGCCGGGGGAGTGTCGCGTGGTCGTGATCGGCGACACGCCGAAGGACGTGGCTGCCGCGATCGCCATCGGCGCCGAGTCGCTTGCAGTGGCGACGGGACGCTACGACGTCGGGGCGCTCGCGGCGTCGGGGGCCACGGCGGTGTTTGAGCGTCTCGACGAACCTGGCGCGCTCGCGATGCTGTTTTCCCGCGGCTGA